In Deltaproteobacteria bacterium, the following are encoded in one genomic region:
- a CDS encoding methyltransferase domain-containing protein, with translation MQLGRLFNSLKHAPRGADIARRRRTFDGWIDGEAETGGAGARDHTETVKGYYDLCSDLMVFGWGESLHFAPLTPRESLEESVIRHQRLMIAKLELRQGMTVVDVGCGIGGPLRRVVREAGVKVVGINNSATQLARARTLTGEAGLDHMVDYVECSFMDMGAIEDNTFDRGYAIESTCHAPDKQRAFAEIFRILKPGALFWGQEMCLTDKFDPDDSRHRTIKQGLMRHVALRDIATTGEVDRSLEAAGFHVIEGIDRNVREGPSTPWYQPMENRRGTLKNAFSFYRTPWGRKAVFAILKLTEALRLFPKGSAEVCRFLDQTADAYVAGGSSGVFTPLYCFLARKPV, from the coding sequence ATGCAACTAGGCAGACTATTCAACTCGCTCAAGCATGCACCCCGCGGGGCGGACATCGCCCGACGCAGGAGAACTTTCGACGGCTGGATCGACGGAGAGGCGGAGACCGGCGGCGCAGGCGCGCGCGACCATACCGAAACGGTGAAAGGCTACTATGACCTTTGCAGTGACCTCATGGTCTTCGGCTGGGGTGAATCCCTGCACTTCGCGCCCCTGACGCCGCGGGAGAGTCTGGAGGAATCCGTCATCAGGCATCAGCGCTTGATGATCGCCAAGCTGGAGTTGCGGCAGGGCATGACGGTGGTCGATGTCGGCTGCGGGATCGGCGGCCCGCTGCGTCGGGTTGTGCGTGAGGCCGGTGTCAAGGTTGTGGGGATCAACAACAGCGCAACTCAGCTTGCAAGGGCCAGGACGCTGACCGGTGAAGCAGGGCTCGACCACATGGTCGATTACGTAGAGTGCAGTTTCATGGACATGGGCGCGATCGAAGACAATACGTTCGACAGGGGCTATGCCATCGAGTCGACGTGCCATGCGCCGGACAAGCAACGTGCGTTCGCGGAGATATTCCGCATCCTGAAACCCGGAGCCCTGTTTTGGGGCCAGGAGATGTGCCTGACGGACAAGTTCGATCCGGACGACAGCCGGCACCGGACCATCAAGCAGGGTCTCATGCGTCACGTTGCTCTGCGGGATATCGCGACCACGGGCGAGGTCGATCGCTCGCTTGAGGCGGCGGGATTCCATGTCATCGAGGGGATCGACCGAAACGTCAGGGAGGGGCCATCCACACCATGGTATCAGCCCATGGAGAATCGACGGGGGACGTTGAAGAACGCCTTCTCCTTCTACAGGACTCCGTGGGGCCGCAAGGCGGTCTTCGCGATCCTGAAGCTGACCGAGGCGCTACGGCTCTTTCCCAAGGGCTCCGCGGAAGTATGCCGGTTCCTGGATCAGACCGCGGACGCCTATGTCGCGGGCGGTAGCTCCGGGGTCTTCACACCGTTGTACTGCTTCCTCGCTCGCAAACCCGTTTAA
- a CDS encoding thiamine pyrophosphate-binding protein: protein MDRQSRRMSGGHAVAWSLRNEGVRHAFSVPGESYIALLDGLRDVPEITLITNRHEGSACLMAEAYGKTTRTPGVCIVTRGPGATNASIGVHLAKYDSTPLVLLIGQVARAHRGREAGQELDYTHFFGSIAKWVIEINDPREAPRIMARAFHVARSGRPGPVVVSLPRDMLEEEADITMVDPYPEVRPSPDPAQIREMVERVNRAERPVLVAGSGAQYARARDELVAFAEKFQMPVLSAFKRQDVFPNTHPHYVGNLGSRNNHSRRIVDDDADLLLIVGCRVNQQVSGNYRLPHPGLATIQIDADAGNIGQNFSPDMAVLADPRKALSAALECDGAAPNEARAAWIADYHVQQRAYATPPERPTGAVSMERVMADIKATVPADTIHTHDAGSFGGWVQRYIEFDHADSYIVPNLGSMGPGVPAAVAARLAHPDRTVIAHVGDGGFLMTGQEIATARQYGVKIIVMVYANGSYGTIRMDQEAQYPGRNYGTDLVNPDFAALANGYGALGIKVTRDDEILPALKQALAAPGPALIEVLTDLEYVSPTTTLTEAAASGRVT, encoded by the coding sequence GTGGATCGGCAGAGCCGCAGGATGTCGGGCGGCCACGCGGTGGCGTGGTCCTTGCGCAACGAGGGCGTGCGCCACGCCTTCTCCGTGCCGGGCGAGAGCTACATCGCCCTGCTGGACGGTCTTCGGGACGTCCCCGAGATCACCCTGATCACCAACCGCCACGAGGGCAGCGCCTGCCTCATGGCCGAGGCCTACGGCAAGACCACCCGTACGCCGGGCGTGTGCATCGTCACCCGCGGTCCCGGCGCCACCAACGCCAGCATCGGGGTGCACCTCGCCAAGTACGACTCCACGCCGCTGGTCCTGCTCATCGGCCAGGTGGCGCGGGCGCACCGGGGCCGGGAGGCCGGACAGGAACTCGACTACACGCACTTCTTCGGCAGCATCGCCAAGTGGGTCATCGAGATCAACGACCCGCGCGAGGCGCCGCGCATCATGGCGCGGGCGTTCCACGTGGCGCGTTCGGGCCGCCCGGGTCCGGTGGTGGTGTCCCTCCCTCGGGACATGCTCGAGGAAGAGGCGGACATCACCATGGTGGACCCTTATCCCGAGGTCCGGCCGAGCCCGGACCCGGCGCAGATCCGCGAAATGGTGGAGCGCGTCAACCGGGCCGAGAGGCCGGTGCTCGTGGCGGGTTCCGGCGCGCAGTACGCGCGCGCCCGGGACGAGCTCGTGGCCTTCGCCGAGAAGTTCCAGATGCCGGTGCTGAGCGCATTCAAGCGCCAGGATGTGTTTCCCAACACGCACCCGCACTACGTCGGCAACCTGGGCAGCCGCAACAACCACTCGCGCCGGATCGTGGATGACGACGCCGACCTGCTGCTCATCGTCGGCTGCCGGGTGAATCAGCAGGTGTCCGGCAATTACCGGCTGCCGCACCCGGGGCTGGCGACCATCCAGATCGACGCCGACGCCGGCAACATCGGCCAGAACTTCAGCCCGGACATGGCCGTGCTGGCGGATCCGCGCAAGGCCCTGTCAGCGGCGCTGGAGTGCGACGGCGCCGCTCCCAACGAAGCCCGCGCCGCCTGGATCGCCGACTATCACGTCCAACAGCGCGCCTACGCCACCCCGCCCGAGCGCCCCACCGGCGCCGTCTCCATGGAACGGGTCATGGCGGACATCAAGGCCACGGTGCCGGCGGACACCATCCACACCCACGACGCCGGGAGCTTCGGCGGCTGGGTGCAGCGCTACATCGAGTTCGACCACGCCGATTCCTACATCGTTCCCAACCTCGGCAGCATGGGTCCGGGCGTGCCCGCCGCGGTGGCCGCCAGGCTGGCCCATCCCGACCGCACCGTCATCGCCCACGTGGGCGACGGCGGCTTCCTCATGACCGGTCAGGAGATCGCCACCGCGCGCCAGTACGGCGTCAAGATCATCGTGATGGTGTACGCCAACGGCTCCTACGGCACCATCCGCATGGACCAGGAGGCCCAGTACCCCGGCAGGAACTACGGCACCGACCTCGTCAACCCCGACTTCGCCGCCCTGGCCAACGGCTACGGCGCCCTGGGCATCAAGGTCACCCGCGACGACGAGATCCTGCCCGCCCTCAAGCAAGCCCTGGCCGCCCCGGGTCCCGCCCTCATCGAGGTGCTGACCGACCTGGAGTACGTCTCCCCGACCACGACGCTGACGGAGGCCGCCGCCTCGGGGCGTGTGACGTAA